A region of Aquarana catesbeiana isolate 2022-GZ linkage group LG08, ASM4218655v1, whole genome shotgun sequence DNA encodes the following proteins:
- the LOC141105130 gene encoding uncharacterized protein: protein MMDNQPPLTSPDGFRKRNSTKRGPRSPDSTQEGHTIPHDDQDGNLVDFNIVVKEELEEEDVEYGLMEELSEGHKDQLIEPTERCPRSLHSTQEDHTIPHHQQGEERMGIKVVVKGEEEEEETYVLGDEQTEQGAGMVGTIEQEESSLGTSKGGNRPQNTSRRNLSTSQKVNSVDQNKHQKRFSCSECEKSFTQKGSLLRHQKIHTGERNISCSECGKSFTDKRALSEHQIIHKTFPCSECGKRFTQKAGLLTHQKIHKDQSPYSCSECGKGFPQKVNLLRHQRVHTSNRPFSCLECGKSFIFRTNLLLHQRIHTGERPFSCSECGKSFSVKGKLITHQRFHTGERLFPCPECEKCFTQKTDLDKHLRSHTGERPYSCVECGKSFSQISSLLTHQRIHTGERPYSCSECGKSFSQKCSLLKHQKTHARAGPCICSECGKCFPHQSSLDKHQRSHTRESALSCSKCGKTFIHKGNLARHEKTHAA, encoded by the exons atgatggacaatcagccacccctcacatcaccgg atggattcaGAAAGAGAAACTCAACAAAGAGAGGTCCTCGTTCTccggattccacacaggaaggtcacaccatccctcacgaTGATCAG GACGGAAACCTCGTGGATTTTAATATTGTCGTTAAGGAAGAGTTAGAAGAGGAGGATGTGGAGTATGGCTTGATGGAGGAACTTTCAGAAGGACATAAGGATCAATTGATAGAGCCaacagagagatgtccccgttctctgcattccacacaggaagatcacaccatccctcaccatcaacAG GGTGAAGAACGGATGGGTATAAAAGTTGTGGTtaaaggggaagaagaagaagaggagacatACGTGTTGGGCGATGAGCAGACTGAGCAGGGGGCTGGAATGGTGGGGACAATTGAACAGGAAGAATCATCTTTAGGTACCAGCAAAG GTGGAAACCGCCCTCAGAATACCTCAAGGAGAAATCTTAGCACTTCTCAAAAAGTAAATTCCGTTGACCAAAACAAACATCAGAAACGTTTCTCGTGTTCAGAGTGCGAGAAATCTTTTACTCAAAAGGGAAGCCTTCTTAGACACCAGAAAATACACACGGGCGAGCGCAAtatttcatgttcagagtgtgggaagagTTTCACTGACAAAAGAGCACTTTCAGAACACCAGATAATCCACAAGACTTTCCcgtgttccgagtgcgggaaacgtttcacTCAGAAAGCAGGCCTCCTTACCCACCAGAAAATCcacaaagaccaatctccttattcgtgttcagagtgtgggaaaggaTTTCCTCAAAAAGTAAACCTTCTCAGACACCAGAGAGTCCACACGTCTAATCGCCCCTTTTCCTGTCTAGAGTGTGGTAAAAGCTTCATATTTAGAACAAACCTCCTGttgcaccagagaattcacacgggcgagcgcccgttttcgtgttcagagtgcgggaaatctttttctGTAAAAGGAAAGCTCATTacacaccagagatttcacacgggcgagcgtcttTTTCCTTGTCCGGAATGCGAAAAGTGCTTCACTCAGAAAACGGATCTCGATAAACATCTAAGAAgtcacacgggggagcgtccttattcctgcgtagagtgcgggaaatctttttccCAGATCAGCAGCCTTCTCAcgcaccagaggattcacacgggcgagcgtccttattcgtgttcagagtgcgggaaaagtttttcccaaaaatgcagcctccTTAAACACCAGAAGACTCACGCTCGGGCGGGCCCTTGTAtttgttcggagtgcgggaaatgttttccccATCAAAGCAGCCTTGATAAGCACCAGAGGAGTCACACTCGGGAGAGCGCTCTCTCATGTTCAAAGTGTGGTAAAACCTTTATACATAAAGGAAATCTGGCAAGACATGAGAAAACGCATGCTGCTTGA